The proteins below come from a single Molothrus ater isolate BHLD 08-10-18 breed brown headed cowbird chromosome 3, BPBGC_Mater_1.1, whole genome shotgun sequence genomic window:
- the LOC118685285 gene encoding sulfotransferase 6B1-like: METRKSFVGLVDKALAASNSLRRDELLFSYKGILYPRTLYSPEVFKALESFEARRDDVILAGYPKSGTNWLSQILTDLIAISQKKTPGSESSVNAEEQEEFPYLEIGDVEKYERMTKLPSPRFMVTNLRPEKLPKSIFENNAKILLLIRNPKDVATSYYHFSNGVATVPSYETWDDFFADFMTKKTAWGCYLEYLSEWNKYADKENIMTITYEEVKENPALSVKNIATFFGIPLTEEQLQLVVERSSFQSMKKNSDKTHGSFGNILFRKGGVSDWKNHFTEDQSKKMDKAFEEHIAGTKLGKKLKYDLYCKA; this comes from the exons ATGGAGACCAGGAAATCATTTGTTGGTTTGGTAGATAAGGCATTAGCAGCTTCCAACTCATTGCGTCGCGATGAACTGCTCTTTTCTTACAAGGGAATTCTCTACCCTAGAACTCTTTACAGTCCTGAAGTGTTCAAAGCCTTGGAGTCCTTTGAAGCCAGAagggatgatgtaattttggCAGGATACCCTAAATCCg gcACTAACTGGCTAAGTCAAATCCTAACTGACCTGATAGCCATATCTCAAAAGAAAACACCAGGTAGTGAAAGCAGTGTGAAtgctgaagaacaagaagaattCCCCTACCTCGAAATTGGAGATGTTGAGAAATATGAG CGAATGACCAAATTACCTTCTCCAAGATTTATGGTTACTAATCTCCGTCCTGAAAAACTTCCCAAATCTATCTTCGAAAACAACGCAAAG ataTTGTTACTGATTCGTAATCCAAAAGATGTTGCTACATCTTATTACCATTTTTCCAATGGCGTGGCTACTGTTCCCTCCTATGAGACCTGGGATGATTTCTTTGCAGATTTCATGACAAAGAAAA cgGCCTGGGGATGCTACCTTGAATACCTTTCTGAATGGAACAAATATGctgacaaagaaaatattatgaCAATAACTTATGAAGAGGTAAAAGAG AATCCTGCCCTGAGTGTGAAAAACATAGCTACATTCTTTGGAATTCCTCTGACTgaggaacagctccagctggtggtagagaggagcagcttccaaTCTATGAAGAAAAACTCAGACAAGACCCATGGGTCATTTGGCAATATTCTCTTTCGCAAAG GTGGTGTAAGTGACTGGAAGAATCATTTCACTGAAGATCAGAGTAAGAAAATGGACAAAGCATTTGAAGAACATATAGCAGGAACTAAACTTGGGAAAAAGTTGAAGTATGACTTGTACTGCAAAGCCTGA
- the LOC118685307 gene encoding sulfotransferase 6B1-like, whose protein sequence is MTRNSERIIEIVDKCFSEGDKMAPEDMLFSYRGILYPVTISSPQTLEALKSFEARSDDVILVGYPKSGTNWLEQMVKELADAKYTEEEMKERINAEKKLETFQRLEFGDPGIYERMKQLPSRRIIVTHLRPDLLPPSIFQSKAKILVLVRNPKDTAVSYYHFCNSLPVMPSFASWDEYFADFMNGKLAWGSYFDHLVEWNKYIDNERIMTISYEELKEDSILGMKKIASFFGFSLCEEDFSRIAKKTSFKAMKEKSSETHGKFGDILFRKGVVGNWRDVFSKAQNEEMDRKFQDSLGGTKMAAKIKYDVYCKA, encoded by the exons ATGACCCGAAACAGTGAAAGAATCATTGAAATAGTGGACAAATGTTTTTCAGAGGGTGACAAGATGGCCCCAGAAGACATGCTGTTTTCCTACAGAGGTATTTTATACCCAGTTACAATTAGCAGCCCGCAGACTTTGGAAGCTCTGAAATCTTTTGAAGCCAGGAGCGATGATGTGATTCTAGTCGGTTACCCTAAATCAG gaacCAATTGGCTTGAACAAATGGTGAAGGAGTTGGCAGATGCCAAATATacagaagaggaaatgaaagagagaataaatgctgaaaagaaGCTGGAGACATTTCAGCGTCTAGAATTTGGGGATCCTGGGATATATGAG AGGATGAAGCAGCTTCCTTCCAGAAGAATTATAGTAACCCATCTGAGACCTGATCTCCTGCCTCCATCCATTTTCCAAAGCAAGGCTAAG ATCCTTGTACTAGTTCGGAACCCCAAGGATACGGCTGTCTCCTATTACCACTTCTGCAACAGCCTACCAGTGATGCCATCTTTTGCCTCCTGGGATGAGTACTTTGCAGACTTCATGAATGGAAAAT TGGCCTGGGGATCCTACTTTGACCACCTAGTGGAATGGAACAAATACATTGACAACGAGAGGATCATGACAATAAGCTATGAGGAACTCAAAGAG GACTCGATACTGGGGATGAAAAAGATTGCTTCCTTCTTTGGATTTTCCCTGTGTGAGGAAGATTTTTCTAGAATTGCCAAGAAGACCAGTTTCAAAGCAATGAAAGAGAAATCCAGCGAAACCCATGGAAAATTTGGGGACATCCTCTTCCGGAAAG GGGTTGTTGGAAACTGGAGAGACGTCTTCTCTAAGGCTCAGAATGAAGAAATGGACCGGAAATTTCAAGATTCCCTAGGAGGAACAAAGATGGCAGCAAAGATAAAATATGATGTGTACTGCAAGGCCTGA